TTGGTATCATCATCTACATCGTTATTAATGAGACGATAGGTCTGACCGGAGGCCCTTCAGGTTTTACCGGGATACCCCGTCTCACCCTCTTCGGTTACAAGTTCGAATCCGATCTCTCGTACTACTACCTTGTGGCGATCATTCTCGCCTGCGTCATCCTTGTCTCGCTCAACCTCATCCATTCGAGGGTCGGAAGGGCTCTCAGGGCTATTCATACCAGTGAAGTTGCTTCCCTCGTGATAGGCATTGACATAGCGAAATACAAGATTTTCGTCTTTGTCCTTTCAGCGCTCTTCGCCGCCATCGCGGGGGTCCTGTACGCACACCTTATCACCTTTGTGGCCCCTTCGTCTTTCGGGTTTAACTTCTCCGTCGAACTCGTTACCATGGTTGTTCTCGGAGGCATGGCAAGCATTTGGGGCGCGGTAACCGGGGCCCTTTTTCTGACCGTCTTGCCGGAATTCCTGAGGACGTTCGAGAATATTGAGATACTGCTCTATGGCGCAATCCTTATCGTCTGCATGGTTTTTCTCCCCGGTGGTATTGCAGGAGGTTGCGCGAAATTGTTGAAACTGGTGAGAGGCGGGAAAGGAGAGAATGTCGGGCTCTGAGGGAGAAATCCTGAAATGTGAGAAAGTCGCCGTCCGGTTCGGAGGAGTTCAAGCCCTCAACGGGGTGAACTTTTCGGTCAGGAGAGGCAGTATCACCGCCATCATCGGACCGAACGGCGCGGGTAAGACGACGCTCTTGAATGTGATAAGCGGTCTCGTGAACGCTGATGACGGAATGATCGAGTTTGACGGCAGTCACATTACGCGCATGCCTCCTCACGAACGGGGAAGGGCAGGCCTTGTGAGAACATTCCAGAACCTCGAGATCTTCACGAACATGTCCGTGCTCGAAAACGTGATGACCGGATGCCACAGACTGGTGAATTACTCGATCCTTGATTCTCTCGGCAGGACCCCGAAATACTGGAAAGGCGAACGCGCGTGCAGGGAACATGCCGAAAGGGAACTCGGATTCGTCGGTCTCACGGATGCCGGCGACATGATGGCGCACGAACTGCCCTTCGGCAGTCAGCGTCTGCTCGAACTCGCGCGGGCGATATCCTCCGAGCCGAGACTCCTGCTTCTCGATGAGCCCGCTGCCGGCTTGAACATGCGGGAAACACGCAATCTCGGCGCGATAATCAAGAGGATCGGCGAAGAACGGGGCATAACGATCGTCCTCGTCGAACATGATATGGACCTCGTGATGAGGATAAGCGACAGGATAACGGTTCTCAACTTCGGCGAGGTCATCGCGGAGGGAGCGCCGCTCGAAATCCAGAAGAATCCCGATGTCATAGCCGCGTATCTCGGGGTCGAGGAAGAGGGATAAGGCAGGGCGATGCTGATTCTGAAGAACGCGGATGTCTATTACGGGAAGATACATGCGATCAAGAGAGTTTCTCTCCATGTCAAGAAGGGTGAGATCGTCGCCCTCATCGGCGGTAACGGTGCCGGTAAGACGACACTCCTGACCACCATATCCGGCCTCATCAGAACGAGCGGCGGGACCATACTCTGCAACGGCGTCGATATTGCACGGCAGACCCCCGAACAGATCGTGAAAATGGGGATCGCCCATGTACCCGAGGGGAGACTCGTCTTCAAGCCGCTGAGCGTCGAAGACAACCTGCTCCTCGGCTCCTTTCACAGACATTCGATGAAGCGATCGCAGGAGATCAGGGAGGACATGGAGAATATCTACTCCATGTTTCCGGTTCTCAGGGAGCGGAGGACTCAGCTCGCGGGAACCCTTTCCGGAGGGGAGCAGCAGATGCTCGCCATCGGACGTGCGCTCATGGCGCGACCGAGGCTTCTCCTTCTCGATGAACCGAGTATGGGACTCGCACCCTTCATCGTCAAGGAAATATTCCGGTATGTTCGTTCACTTCGTGACCGCTACGGCCTCACGGTTCTCCTCGTCGAACAGAACGCGCGGAGCGCACTGAGGATAGCCGACAGCGGGTATGTCCTTGAGACGGGAAGGATTGTTCTCCAGGGTGCCGCGGAGGACCTCCTGTCAAACCGGGACGTGCAGAGGGCATATCTCGGTCGGGACCTTGATTCAGAAATTGATCTCTAGATAAAGAGGGAGGAAGGTATGTTTTGGGAACCAGATAATGAGTCCATGGGAAGGGAAGAACT
This window of the Thermodesulfovibrionales bacterium genome carries:
- a CDS encoding branched-chain amino acid ABC transporter permease, producing the protein MQGFRRDLAAVAGFLVFVGAVPRLLTNDYYINALTLSWIHAIIAVGLNLLMGYAGQISLGHAAFYGLAAYTSAIITTTLSLPILVGMSAGIALVGIVAYLIGIPTLKLKGHYLAMATLGFGIIIYIVINETIGLTGGPSGFTGIPRLTLFGYKFESDLSYYYLVAIILACVILVSLNLIHSRVGRALRAIHTSEVASLVIGIDIAKYKIFVFVLSALFAAIAGVLYAHLITFVAPSSFGFNFSVELVTMVVLGGMASIWGAVTGALFLTVLPEFLRTFENIEILLYGAILIVCMVFLPGGIAGGCAKLLKLVRGGKGENVGL
- a CDS encoding ABC transporter ATP-binding protein, with the translated sequence MSGSEGEILKCEKVAVRFGGVQALNGVNFSVRRGSITAIIGPNGAGKTTLLNVISGLVNADDGMIEFDGSHITRMPPHERGRAGLVRTFQNLEIFTNMSVLENVMTGCHRLVNYSILDSLGRTPKYWKGERACREHAERELGFVGLTDAGDMMAHELPFGSQRLLELARAISSEPRLLLLDEPAAGLNMRETRNLGAIIKRIGEERGITIVLVEHDMDLVMRISDRITVLNFGEVIAEGAPLEIQKNPDVIAAYLGVEEEG
- a CDS encoding ABC transporter ATP-binding protein; this encodes MLILKNADVYYGKIHAIKRVSLHVKKGEIVALIGGNGAGKTTLLTTISGLIRTSGGTILCNGVDIARQTPEQIVKMGIAHVPEGRLVFKPLSVEDNLLLGSFHRHSMKRSQEIREDMENIYSMFPVLRERRTQLAGTLSGGEQQMLAIGRALMARPRLLLLDEPSMGLAPFIVKEIFRYVRSLRDRYGLTVLLVEQNARSALRIADSGYVLETGRIVLQGAAEDLLSNRDVQRAYLGRDLDSEIDL